Proteins co-encoded in one Arachis hypogaea cultivar Tifrunner chromosome 13, arahy.Tifrunner.gnm2.J5K5, whole genome shotgun sequence genomic window:
- the LOC112733052 gene encoding lipase-like PAD4, with protein MAINEASPFESSEMLATFVASTPLLAESWRLCNHVNRSATAHRSFVAEQIGRVAYVAFSGVQMVGGSDDTWRNMVPLDRIGDVAFFSCIREGEEPVMVHAGILNLFNSLLHSFQTQMLEILGNKETKSVVITGHSIGGATASLCTLWLLSYLRAISSSVSVLCITYGSPLLGNDSFSTAIFRERWSGNFCHVVSKHDIMPRLLFAPITPLTSQLNFLLQFWQLSMTSPDFGKLAVQITDREKAKLFTAVMDYLEAATQGDGEGEGESKGEVSVPILFRPFGNYLFVSEDGAVCMDSPATITKMMHLMLATGSPDCSIEDHLKYGYYVDKVSWQFLTQGNSPKQRSIPESSYEAGLELAIQSSGLANQESLITPAMECLKTTRRMGPSPVLNAAALAVSLSKVVPYRAQIEWYKALCDEHDEQVGYYDSFKSRSAKSAMKVNINRHKLARFWNDVIEMMEKNELPHDFDKRAKWVNTSHFYKLLVEPLDIAEYYRKGLHRTKGHYMENGNRERRYVMFDRWWKDRIRRDGAAEENSVRSTFASLTQDSCFWAKVEEAREWLDSVRSEKDTNKLALLWDKIEKFEVYANQLIEQKEVSKDVLAKNSSYSMWVGDLRELKQLRERLNMFPHQLTSFLDGEVVP; from the exons ATGGCTATCAACGAAGCTTCACC GTTTGAGAGCAGCGAGATGCTTGCAACTTTCGTGGCGTCGACGCCGCTGCTGGCGGAGTCATGGAGGCTGTGCAACCACGTCAACAGAAGCGCCACCGCTCACCGGAGCTTCGTGGCGGAGCAAATAGGGCGCGTGGCCTACGTGGCTTTCTCGGGCGTGCAAATGGTTGGGGGATCGGATGACACGTGGAGGAACATGGTGCCGTTGGATAGAATCGGTGACGTGGCTTTCTTCTCGTGTATTCGTGAAGGGGAGGAACCTGTCATGGTCCACGCCGGCATCCTCAATCTCTTCAATTCCTTGCTTCATTCATTCCAAACCCAG ATGCTGGAAATATTGGGAAACAAGGAAACAAAATCAGTTGTGATCACTGGGCATTCAATTGGAGGAGCCACTGCCTCTCTATGCACTCTTTGGCTTCTGTCATACCTGCGAGCAATCTCTTCCTCTGTGTCAGTGTTGTGCATCACTTATGGctcaccgttgctggggaatgaCTCATTTTCCACAGCTATCTTCAGAGAAAGATGGAGTGGCAACTTCTGCCATGTTGTCTCAAAGCATGACATAATGCCAAGGCTTCTTTTTGCCCCGATTACGCCTCTCACTTCTCAGCTCAATTTCCTCCTTCAGTTTTGGCAACTGTCCATGACTTCTCCAGACTTCGGGAAGCTTGCGGTTCAAATAACTGACAGGGAGAAAGCCAAATTGTTCACTGCCGTGATGGATTACTTGGAAGCAGCAACACAAGGAgacggagaaggagaaggagaaagcaAAGGGGAAGTGTCTGTGCCCATCCTGTTTCGCCCTTTTGGGAACTATTTGTTTGTCTCGGAAGACGGAGCAGTTTGTATGGATAGTCCTGCCACAATCACCAAGATGATGCATTTGATGCTTGCAACAGGTTCTCCAGATTGTAGTATTGAGGATCATCTCAAGTATGGTTATTATGTTGACAAAGTTTCTTGGCAATTCTTGACTCAAGGAAACTCACCCAAGCAGAGGAGCATTCCTGAATCAAGCTATGAAGCAGGCCTTGAATTGGCCATCCAATCTTCAGGATTGGCTAATCAG GAATCTCTAATCACACCTGCCATGGAATGCCTAAAGACAACAAGGAGAATGGGTCCTTCTCCGGTTCTGAATGCTGCAGCCCTTGCTGTTTCCTTGTCCAAGGTTGTGCCTTACAGAGCTCAAATAGAATGGTACAAAGCCTTGTGCGATGAACATGATGAACAAGTAGGGTATTATGATTCTTTCAAGAGCCGGTCCGCAAAGAGTGCAATGAAAGTCAACATCAACCGTCACAAGCTGGCTCGCTTTTGGAATGACGTGATCGAAATGATGGAGAAGAACGAGCTTCCACACGACTTTGACAAGCGAGCGAAGTGGGTCAACACTTCGCATTTCTATAAACTACTGGTGGAGCCACTAGACATTGCTGAGTATTATAGGAAAGGGTTGCATAGGACAAAGGGTCATTACATGGAGAATGGAAATAGAGAGAGGAGGTATGTGATGTTTGATAGGTGGTGGAAGGATAGAATAAGAAGGGATGGTGCTGCTGAAGAGAACAGTGTGAGAAGCACGTTTGCAAGCTTGACTCAAGATTCATGCTTTTGGGCTAAGGTGGAAGAAGCAAGGGAATGGTTGGATAGTGTTAGAAGTGAGAAAGACACAAATAAGTTGGCTCTTCTTTGGGATAAGATTGAGAAATTTGAGGTTTATGCCAATCAATTGATTGAACAGAAGGAGGTGTCTAAGGATGTTCTTGCCAAGAATTCAAGTTATAGTATGTGGGTTGGGGATTTAAGAGAACTGAAACAATTGAGAGAAAGATTGAATATGTTTCCTCATCAGCTTACCAGCTTTTTGGATGGTGAAGTTGTTCCATAG
- the LOC112733054 gene encoding vacuolar protein sorting-associated protein 20 homolog 1 isoform X2: MGNQFVKKPKVTDVDRAILALKTQRRKLSQYRRKLDAVIEAEKQAARDLVREKKKDRALLALKKKKAQEELLKKVDSWLINVEQQLADIELVSKQKDVFDSLKAGSNALKAIQNELNIEDVQKLMDDTAEAKAYQDEINAILGDKLSAEDEEEVLAEFENLETQLIDDDLPEVPTAASIYTDEKLDLPDVPTTAPDVEVAANSTKKVMEEPLPA; encoded by the exons ATGGGGAATCAGTTCGTCAAGAAGCCAAAGGTCACCGATGTCGATCGTGCAATTCTTGCACTCAAGACCCAGAGACGCAAGCTTTCTCAATATCGACGAAAG CTTGATGCTGTTATTGAAGCGGAAAAGCAAGCTGCACGAGACTTGGTTCGTGAAAAGAAGAAGGACAGGGCCTTGTTagcattgaagaagaaaaaagcaCAAGAAGAACTGCTGAAGAAAGTGGATTCCTGGCTTATAAATGTTGAGCAACAA TTAGCAGATATTGAACTTGTAAGTAAGCAGAAGGATGTCTTTGATAGTTTGAAGGCCGGTAGCAATGCATTGAAGGCGATACAGAATGAGCTAAACATCGAGGATGTTCAGAAACTTATGGATGATACAGCTGAAGCTAAAGCTTATCAAGAT GAAATTAATGCAATATTAGGAGACAAGTTATCAGCAGAAGACGAGGAGGAAGTTTTGGCTGAATTTGAAAACTTGGAAACTCAG CTTATTGACGACGATCTTCCCGAAGTTCCCACAGCGGCGTCTATATATACCGACGAGAAACTGGACCTTCCTGACGTCCCAACCACAGCACCGGATGTGGAAGTTGCTGCCAATTCTACAAAGAAAG TTATGGAGGAACCCCTGccagcttga
- the LOC112733055 gene encoding protein kinase STUNTED, translating into MKGALWRAKERSGVTFTLSVLASETQRFAFATPNEHKVLRHRVGEKRERTLTPMKFTGHNATATQRGGTGAGGGGRGRNLLVGVKLDPWSRELLTWTLLKVAEPGDVVIALHAVSSENAASMLSLVKAFDSVLGVYEGFCHLKQVELKLKVCRGTSARKLLVQEAESLGADTVILGTSQSFYALRSSAAIAKYCAKKLPKCVSVFAVDSGKVAFRREATVMSSDQVKPNASPTFISKSLSKKRSQKSNECCVRLLVLPDSSTTTHKEGLADSHRQENSLALVPIQKPDDASNYSIPVVKSDCSKPDSSAALLKEGLNDSQRQENSLALVPIQKPDDACSYLNAVVKPDRLKHGWLLLRQVFLPKRNKQKFMVKNTPSFHLASEQPNSPSAVVHVDEEQNIDPIGDCNLDAESGAIVPYESDDIATPSPLFCHSSVTPEELLALQEKYSSSCKLYSFQELVSATANFSSENLVGIGGCSHVYRGCLAEGKELAIKILKPSENAIKDFVKEIEIVTTLHHKNIISLSGFCIHSNNLLLVSDLLSRGSLEENLYGNKNDCSAFGWQERYKVAVGVAEALNYLHNRSAHPVIHRDVKSSNILLSDDFEPQLSDFGLASWGASSSHTSTDVAGTFGYLAPEYFMHGKVTDKIDVYAFGVVLLELLSSKKPINNVCPKVQQSLVTWATPILKEGKLSELLDPSLGSDYNHCHIQRMVLAATLCIRRSFRWRPHISLILKLLQGVEEVIRWAEQEVNASEELDRLDGEPVSIDIQSHLSLALLDIEDDTDSISSTEQFISTEDYFRRRCSRSSSFA; encoded by the exons ATGAAAGGCGCACTGTGGAGAGCGAAAGAGAGAAGCGGAGTAACATTTACCCTGAGTGTGTTGGCCAGTGAGACACAAAGATTCGCTTTCGCAACGCCCAACGAACATAAAGTGCTCAGACACAGAgtgggagagaagagagagaggactCTCACGCCGATGAAGTTCACCGGCCACAATGCCACCGCCACCCAGCGCGGAGGAACCGGAGCCGGAGGCGGAGGCCGTGGCCGGAATCTCCTCGTTGGTGTGAAGTTGGATCCCTGGAGCCGGGAGCTGCTGACGTGGACGCTCCTCAAGGTCGCCGAGCCCGGCGACGTCGTCATTGCGCTTCACGCCGTCTCCTCAG AGAATGCTGCATCTATGCTCTCTCTTGTGAAGGCTTTTGATTCAGTTCTTGGTGTGTACGAAGGCTTCTGCCACTTGAAGCAG GTtgagctgaagcttaaagtgtgTAGAGGCACATCGGCGCGGAAACTGCTTGTGCAGGAAGCGGAATCTCTTGGTGCTGATACGGTTATTTTAGGAACTTCTCAGAGCTTTTACGCGCTCCGGTCTTCGGCAGCCATTGCCAAATACTGCGCAAAGAAATTACCTAAGTGTGTATCTGTATTTGCTGTTGATAGTGGCAAAGTTGCATTCCGCAGAGAAGCTACTGTTATGAGTAGTGATCAAG TAAAACCAAATGCAAGCCCCACCTTCATAAGCAAATCTTTATCGAAAAAGAGAAGCCAGAAGAGCAATGAATGCTGTGTACGGCTGTTAGTGTTGCCAGATAGTTCTACAACCACACATAAGGAGGGGTTGGCTGATAGTCACAGACAGGAAAATTCACTGGCTTTGGTGCCAATTCAAAAGCCTGATGATGCTTCTAATTATTCGATTCCGGTGGTCAAATCAGACTGTTCAAAACCAGATAGTTCTGCAGCTCTACTTAAGGAAGGGTTGAATGATAGTCAGAGACAGGAAAATTCACTGGCTTTGGTGCCAATTCAAAAGCCTGATGATGCTTGTAGCTATTTGAATGCAGTGGTCAAACCAGACCGTCTAAAACATGGTTGGTTGCTACTGCGCCAGGTGTTTCTGCCAAAAAGGAATAAGCAGAAATTTATGGTGAAAAATACCCCTTCTTTTCACCTGGCATCAGAACAACCTAACTCTCCTTCTGCTGTAGTCCATGTTGATGAGGAACAGAATATTGATCCTATTGGCGATTGCAACCTAGATGCAGAGAGTGGTGCCATTGTGCCATATGAATCGGATGATATTGCTACTCCTTCTCCACTTTTTTGTCATTCCAGTGTCACTCCTGAAGAATTGTTGGCCTTACAAGAGAAATACTCATCTTCCTGCAAATTGTATAGTTTCCAAGAACTTGTATCCGCAACAGCAAACTTCTCGAGTG aaaatttggTTGGAATAGGTGGGTGTAGTCATGTTTACAGAGGATGTCTTGCAGAGGGCAAGGAATTGGCAATCAAAATTTTGAAGCCATCTGAAAATGCTATAAAAGATTTTGTTAAGGAAATTGAGATCGTCACAACTTTGCATCATAAGAACATTATATCTCTATCTGGATTTTGTATTCACAGCAATAATTTACTACTGGTTTCTGATCTTTTATCAAGGGGAAGCTTAGAAGAAAACCTCTATG GCAACAAGAATGATTGCAGTGCATTTGGTTGGCAAGAGAGGTACAAGGTAGCTGTGGGTGTAGCTGAGGCATTAAACTATCTGCATAATCGATCTGCACATCCTGTGATCCATAGGGATGTAAAATCTTCTAATATCCTTCTTTCAGATGATTTTGAGCCTCAG CTGTCAGATTTCGGACTGGCTAGTTGGGGTGCTTCTTCATCCCATACAAGTACTGATGTAGCTGGAACTTTTGG ATACTTAGCTCCTGAGTATTTTATGCATGGTAAAGTGACTGACAAAATTGATGTATATGCTTTTGGTGTTGTACTTCTTGAGCTTCTCTCAAGTAAGAAGCCAATTAATAAtgtatgtcctaaggtccaacaGAGCCTTGTTACGTGG GCAACGCCAATTTTGAAGGAAGGAAAGCTTTCTGAGTTACTTGATCCAAGTCTAGGTAGTGATTACAACCATTGTCACATTCAAAGAATGGTTCTAGCTGCGACTCTTTGCATTAGACGATCTTTTAGATGGCGGCCTCATATCAGCCTT ATATTGAAGCTCCTACAAGGTGTTGAAGAAGTGATAAGATGGGCAGAACAAGAAGTTAATGCATCGGAGGAGCTTGACAGATTAGATGGGGAGCCAGTTTCAATTGATATTCAGTCGCATCTAAGCCTTGCTTTGCTGGACATAGAGGATGATACAGATTCAATTAGTAGCACTGAGCAGTTTATATCAACTGAAGACTATTTTAGGAGAAGATGTAGTCGCTCGTCAAGTTTTGCCTAG
- the LOC112733053 gene encoding F-box protein At5g39450 translates to MSVPGTIDSNSNSSLFLSLPDDVFAMVSRFLLPRDVCSLSLCCRSLYALAACEKVWLTQCDMVGIVPHKDLVDWRTGVSSYKAICRFLLNIKPLIGIWVHQNPELGNLVYVMPGFVSVVGCRIIPQELGPMGIHDGPILWAPVFEIIGDFDGSPTFFLHGREKGLDYICHGSFKSINKSCNVLLLEVEPREKCIGNRENSRLQGVVGNNNKAMVPFGRLSLSDRKKLLEFTTRHVRQLVPNMAMGPLFPRLRDGYENFQKELVLLRGRREILSQMYRLDHSQVHNIENSEEAVGPKQLEQDDRRKSIECSRALTILLDGEGSDTQYNKRKNGVKFWGSLKQMLGGSSSNNGRHEKKHVRLEEFLGSNDTIMLTLKASTVKLSAYRAWPNMPESWFALYKMPLQDPTEDQVYAGLWGGTFGWPPGKPSEDKPGKALFFLLLSYEESHGQQLLIATKILEGTHYVLHPNGSAMFIVNINEPSSEPFPWNSDADSYPINIKHSFTGEGIANGYGFRYPGSKPGSLFEFQDGVLAFIWKDSRSVLTLQRLNLQQLLKKGERVPCLPPITNFSCLTKSYSNVFTGFPDAYTSSSSPR, encoded by the exons ATGTCGGTACCTGGTACCATTGATTCAAACTCAAATTCAAGCTTGTTTCTTTCTCTGCCTGATGATGTGTTTGCCATGGTGTCACGCTTCCTCTTGCCCAGAGATGTGTGTAGTCTCAGCTTATGCTGCAGGAGCCTCTATGCTCTTGCAGCCTGTGAGAAAGTGTGGCTTACACAGTGTGACATGGTGGGGATAGTTCCCCATAAAGACCTTGTTGACTGGAGAACCGGTGTCTCATCATACAAGGCGATTTGCCGTTTTCTTCTCAATATTAAACCCTTGATTGGGATATGGGTTCATCAGAATCCTGAGCTTGGGAACCTTGTCTATGTCATGCCTGGTTTCGTGTCGGTTGTTGGGTGTAGGATAATCCCTCAGGAGCTTGGTCCAATGGGGATTCATGATGGTCCAATCCTATGGGCTCCTGTGTTTGAAATTATTGGTGATTTTGATGGTTCACCAACATTTTTTCTTCATGGGAGGGAGAAGGGGTTGGACTATATTTGTCATGGATCATTCAAGTCCATAAACAAATCTTGCAATGTACTATTGCTTGAGGTTGAACCAAGGGAAAAATGTATAGGAAATAGGGAAAATTCTAGGTTACAAGGAGTGGTTGGAAATAATAATAAGGCAATGGTTCCCTTCGGCAGGTTGTCTCTAAGTGATAGGAAAAAGTTGCTTGAGTTCACTACTAGGCATGTTCGGCAATTGGTTCCTAATATGGCAATGGGACCCTTGTTTCCAAGGTTAAGGGATGGCTATGAGAATTTCCAGAAAGAATTGGTGCTGTTGAGGGGAAGAAGGGAGATCCTTAGTCAAATGTACAGGCTCGATCATAGTCAAGTTCATAACATAGAAAATTCTGAGGAGGCTGTTGGTCCTAAGCAATTAGAACAAGATGACAGAAGAAAGAGTATCGAGTGTTCAAGGGCTTTAACTATTCTTCTGGATGGGGAGGGCAGTGATACACAATATAACAAGAGAAAAAATGGTGTAAAATTCTGGGGTAGCCTTAAACAGATGCTAGGAGGGTCTAGCTCAAACAACGGCCGTCATGAGAAGAAGCATGTGCGGCTTGAAGAATTTCTTGGATCAAATGATACAATAATGCTGACATTAAAGGCCTCAACTGTAAAATTATCTGCTTATCGAGCATGGCCAAATATGCCTGAGAGTTGGTTTGCACTTTACAAGATGCCATTGCAAGATCCAACAGAGGACCAAGTTTATGCCGGTTTATGGGGAGGAACTTTTGGTTGGCCTCCTGGAAAACCTTCCGAAGACAAGCCTGGAAAGGCTTTATTCTTTCTTCTGCTCTCTTATGAGGAGTCTCATGGACAACAACTTCTCATTGCAACCAAAATATTGGAAGGCACACATTATGTGTTACATCCAAATGGTTCAGCAATGTTTATAGTGAATATCAACGAGCCTTCATCTGAACCATTTCCTTGGAACTCTGATGCTGACTCCTATCCGATTAATATCAAGCATTCTTTCACGGGTGAGGGTATTGCAAATGGTTATGGATTCAGATACCCTGGATCAAAGCCTGGTTCCCTCTTTGAATTTCAAGACGGTGTCCTTGCCTTCATTTGGAAGGACTCGAGGTCTGTTTTGACGTTGCAGAGACTTAACTTGCAACAGCTTTTGAAGAAGGGAGAAAGGGTGCCTTGTCTGCCTCCCATCACAAATTTTTCATGCTTGACAAAATCCTACTCAAATGTGTTTACTGGATTTCCTGATGCTTACACAAGTTCATCGTCACCAAG GTAG
- the LOC112733054 gene encoding vacuolar protein sorting-associated protein 20 homolog 1 isoform X1 → MGNQFVKKPKVTDVDRAILALKTQRRKLSQYRRKLDAVIEAEKQAARDLVREKKKDRALLALKKKKAQEELLKKVDSWLINVEQQLADIELVSKQKDVFDSLKAGSNALKAIQNELNIEDVQKLMDDTAEAKAYQDVSLTASNFVLLSIFCCCFSLFPSVISLPWLLMDATIFLNLKEINAILGDKLSAEDEEEVLAEFENLETQLIDDDLPEVPTAASIYTDEKLDLPDVPTTAPDVEVAANSTKKVMEEPLPA, encoded by the exons ATGGGGAATCAGTTCGTCAAGAAGCCAAAGGTCACCGATGTCGATCGTGCAATTCTTGCACTCAAGACCCAGAGACGCAAGCTTTCTCAATATCGACGAAAG CTTGATGCTGTTATTGAAGCGGAAAAGCAAGCTGCACGAGACTTGGTTCGTGAAAAGAAGAAGGACAGGGCCTTGTTagcattgaagaagaaaaaagcaCAAGAAGAACTGCTGAAGAAAGTGGATTCCTGGCTTATAAATGTTGAGCAACAA TTAGCAGATATTGAACTTGTAAGTAAGCAGAAGGATGTCTTTGATAGTTTGAAGGCCGGTAGCAATGCATTGAAGGCGATACAGAATGAGCTAAACATCGAGGATGTTCAGAAACTTATGGATGATACAGCTGAAGCTAAAGCTTATCAAGATGTAAGTTTAACTGCCTCTAACTTTGTTTTGCTATCCATATTTTGCTGCTGCTTTTCTCTTTTCCCATCCGTTATTTCCCTTCCTTGGTTACTGATGGATGCCACTATTTTCTTGAATTTAAAGGAAATTAATGCAATATTAGGAGACAAGTTATCAGCAGAAGACGAGGAGGAAGTTTTGGCTGAATTTGAAAACTTGGAAACTCAG CTTATTGACGACGATCTTCCCGAAGTTCCCACAGCGGCGTCTATATATACCGACGAGAAACTGGACCTTCCTGACGTCCCAACCACAGCACCGGATGTGGAAGTTGCTGCCAATTCTACAAAGAAAG TTATGGAGGAACCCCTGccagcttga